A window of Lysobacter sp. TY2-98 genomic DNA:
TGACGGTTGTTGTTCTGGGCGTCCTGGCGGCCATCGCCGTGCCGCGCTTCGCCAATCTCATTGCGCGAAGCCGATTGAGCGGGTCGGCGAACGAGATGGTGGCGTTGCTTCAGACCGCGCGCGCCGAAGCCGTCAGTGGGCGCGCCAGCGCGACGGTCTGCCCGAGCGCGAATGGAACCGCATGTAGTGCGACGATCGGCAATCGATGGATCGCGGTGATGACGAAGAACAGCGTAACCACTGTATTGCGCGACAGCACCATGAATTCCGCCATCACCATCAAACCCAGCGCCAATCTGCTAGCTGGCGCGAACAAGTTTACGTTCACGCCGAACGGCTTCTCGGCGGCGGGTGCTAACGCTAGCGGCACCGTCCGTTTCTGCGCGCCTAACCTTCCGGGCGAAAACGCGATCGACATCGGGGCGATCGTCGGCCGTATAAGCACGCGCCGCCTCACCTCAACGGCCTGCGACGTGCCCGCGGAGTACTGAGACATGACGAGAGTGAATTCACCGGGACGACAAGGCGGCGTGGGCTTGATCGAAGTGATGGTCGCGATTCTGGTGCTCGCCATCGGGCTCCTGGGCATCGCTGCGCTCCAGGCGATAACGCTTCGCAACACCGGAAGCTCTGCAAGCCGAACGCAGGCTGCGATCCAGATCTACTCGATGATGGACATCGTCCGGGCGGATCGCGCCAACCTCGCGACTTACAACACCAACATTTACACCGCGGGCACCGGCAGCGGCACCGCCGGCACGATGGCCGGATGGCTCGACGGCCTGAAGACGACGGTCGCCCCGGACGCGAAAGGCCTGGTCACATGCACGGCCGCCACGATGACGTGCACGGTCGGTGTGCAGTGGAGCGACGCTCGTACCCCGGGTGACACGGGCACCCCGATCGAAGTGAAAATTGCGAGCCAGCTATGACACGCGTGCCGCGTTACATTCCTGCCGCGCAGCGCGGCTTTACGATGATCGAGCTAACAGTGTCGCTCCTGCTCGGGCTTCTGGTGGTGGGGGCTGCGGGCAGTATCTTCCTGTCGAATCAGCGCGTGTACGGCTCGACGGAGGCGATTAATCGCATTCAAGAGAACCAGCGCAGCGCGTTCGAGATGCTTGCGCGCGATATCCGCGAAGCGGGCACTAACCCGTGCCTTCGCTTCACGGCGACGGTTCAGCCGGTCATGCAAATCAATCCGCCCGACACGGCGACCTGGGCGCGCTTCGCGAATGCCATTTCCGGAGTAGACGGCAGCGGTGCCGGGGGTTCCGACGAGATCACGCTCTATTCCGGCGCGGGGACCGTCTACAGCGTGAGCCAGCATCGGCGGTCGACAGACCCGTTGACGGTGAGCACACCGACGGCGGGGATTGCGAACGGCCAGCAGCTGATGGTGTGCAACACCGATAACGCGATCGCGTTTTCAGCGACCAATGTGGTCGCAGGCGGGACGACGATCGGCCACGACACCCCGTCGAATTGCGGCAAGAGCCTGACGCCGAGGCCCGACTCTACCCAGTGCACCCAGACCGCAGCGGGGCCGGGATACTGCTTCTGGCTGGGTGCACCGGCAACCGCGGCCGACGTCACGAGCTGCCCGGGTGGTATCGGTAATTCCCCGGCGTTTGTGGTGGTGCCTGTCAACGCGCGGTGGACCGTGGCGACGAACGGACGGGGCAGCAATTCACTTTGGCGCACGGTCGGAACGGGTGCCCCGAGCGAGATCGCGGAAGGTGTCAGCGCAGTCAACCTGACCTACAAGATCGGCAATTCGGCTAATTACGTCGATGCTTCCGCAGTTACAGACTGGGCACAGGTCTCCGCGGTGCACGTGCAGATGACGTTTCAGGCCGTGACGGGTGCGCTGTCCGCGAATCAGATCAAGGGGACCGACAACAACGCGCTGAGCCGGCAACTCGACGACTACATCGTGCTCAGAAATCATCAGGACATCCAATGAACATCCGACGCACCACGACGCCGTCGCGCGCAACGCAGTCCGGTGCGGCGCTGCTGGTCGTACTGCTGTTGCTCGTCATCGTGACGCTGTTGGGCTTGGCGTCGATGCGTGGCGCGATCATGCAGGAGCGCATGGCGGCAAACATCACTGCGCGCGGCATGGCGTTTCAGGTCGCGGAAGCGGGGCTTCGCCAGGCGGAAACGATTGCGCGGACGAACACGCTCACATTCACGGGCACCGGCTGCACGGCTGGGCGCTGCGTCATGGTTGCCCCCCTGCGGAACCCGCATGGGCGGCTGCCGGATTCTGGGACGACAGCGCCACTGGCTATCAGAACGGTAATGCAGTGGCGGTGGGGAGTACGACGATCACGCCGCGCTTCGTGATCGAAGACTTCGGCACGACCTCTTCCGGCGGCGGCGCTCCATGTCCCGATCTTTCCAAGCCGTGTATCGAGAACACGGTCCAGCGCGTCTTCCGCGTTACTTCCTATGCCAAGACGCCGAACGGCGCCGAGGTGATTCTGCAGTCGCTGTATCGGCGCTGAGGGACGATGATGAAAAACACATTCGAGGCAGTTCTCCCGCGCGGCATCAACGCCGCGATCGCCGGCGCGCTGGCGGTCCTCGTGGCCGCACCGATCGCAGGTGCTGCATCGTTCCCGCAATACCCCCTCTTGACGGGCGGTAATGCGATTCCGCCGAACATCCTGCTGATCCTCGACGACTCGGGGTCGATGGCCTTCCCGAAGATGCCGGAGGACAAGTCGGCGCTGTCCGACAATCCGTCCGATCGCTCGTATGTGAACAATACGCTTTACTACAACCCCGCGAACGACTACTTGCCATGGCGCACGTCGAGTACGGATCTCAACGACCGCTTGGCGGACGCCGATTTCCGTAGTGTCGCCAGCAGCGCCACCAGCCCGACCGCGTCCACGATCGACCTGCGTGATCAGACCGAGTCGTATTTCTACTACCCCATCGTCGCTAACCCGGGGACGACCGCTTCGAATTACGACAAGTACCGGATTGGTACCTCCGGCTCCGGCTACAACGGGGGCGCGGTTCAGAAGCTCGTCAGGAGCGATGTCGACAACGGCAATTTTTCGGCGAACAGCAACAGTTACTCGAACTGCATCAACGTCAACGTGAACGTCGGT
This region includes:
- a CDS encoding GspH/FimT family pseudopilin, with amino-acid sequence MRGFSLVELVVTVVVLGVLAAIAVPRFANLIARSRLSGSANEMVALLQTARAEAVSGRASATVCPSANGTACSATIGNRWIAVMTKNSVTTVLRDSTMNSAITIKPSANLLAGANKFTFTPNGFSAAGANASGTVRFCAPNLPGENAIDIGAIVGRISTRRLTSTACDVPAEY
- the pilV gene encoding type IV pilus modification protein PilV — protein: MTRVNSPGRQGGVGLIEVMVAILVLAIGLLGIAALQAITLRNTGSSASRTQAAIQIYSMMDIVRADRANLATYNTNIYTAGTGSGTAGTMAGWLDGLKTTVAPDAKGLVTCTAATMTCTVGVQWSDARTPGDTGTPIEVKIASQL
- a CDS encoding prepilin-type N-terminal cleavage/methylation domain-containing protein — its product is MTRVPRYIPAAQRGFTMIELTVSLLLGLLVVGAAGSIFLSNQRVYGSTEAINRIQENQRSAFEMLARDIREAGTNPCLRFTATVQPVMQINPPDTATWARFANAISGVDGSGAGGSDEITLYSGAGTVYSVSQHRRSTDPLTVSTPTAGIANGQQLMVCNTDNAIAFSATNVVAGGTTIGHDTPSNCGKSLTPRPDSTQCTQTAAGPGYCFWLGAPATAADVTSCPGGIGNSPAFVVVPVNARWTVATNGRGSNSLWRTVGTGAPSEIAEGVSAVNLTYKIGNSANYVDASAVTDWAQVSAVHVQMTFQAVTGALSANQIKGTDNNALSRQLDDYIVLRNHQDIQ
- a CDS encoding pilus assembly protein, with the translated sequence MRHGCPPAEPAWAAAGFWDDSATGYQNGNAVAVGSTTITPRFVIEDFGTTSSGGGAPCPDLSKPCIENTVQRVFRVTSYAKTPNGAEVILQSLYRR